A portion of the Streptomyces sp. YPW6 genome contains these proteins:
- a CDS encoding DNA-3-methyladenine glycosylase 2 family protein produces MDDRTRYEAVSSRDARFDGAFFFAVVTTGIYCRPSCPAVTPKRANVRFYPTAAAAQAGGFRACRRCRPDAVPGSAEWNARADVVGRAMRLIGDGVVDREGVPGLAGRLGYSARQVQRQLNAELGAGPVALARAQRSHTARVLLQTTPLPVTEIAFAAGFASVRQFNDTIRQIYARTPSALRAEAGTGLGGGRREGLRAGIPLRLAHRGPYATAALFDLLAAEAVARIEEVAGAPGSRTYRRTLRLPYGSGLVAVDEASPGGPWLEARIQLTDLRDLTTAVQRVRRLFDLDADPYAVDEALAADPRLAPLVAARPGLRSPGAADPEEAAVRILAGQTEAGTLVERYGKALDVPCGGLTHLFPEPDVLAGSADAPEVRALATALADGRLRLDAGADRDEAERALLALPGIGRSTAALIRIRALGDPDVDPYGTPGAERWRPWRSYAVRHLEAADAAAPS; encoded by the coding sequence ATGGACGATCGGACCCGGTACGAGGCGGTGAGCAGCCGCGACGCACGGTTCGACGGCGCGTTCTTCTTCGCCGTCGTGACCACCGGCATCTACTGCCGTCCCAGCTGCCCCGCCGTCACCCCCAAGCGTGCCAACGTGCGCTTCTACCCCACTGCGGCGGCGGCCCAGGCGGGCGGCTTCCGGGCCTGCCGCCGCTGCCGCCCGGACGCCGTGCCCGGCTCCGCCGAATGGAACGCCCGCGCGGACGTCGTCGGCCGGGCCATGCGCCTGATCGGCGACGGCGTCGTCGACCGCGAAGGCGTCCCCGGTCTGGCCGGGCGGCTCGGCTACAGCGCCCGCCAGGTTCAGCGCCAGCTCAACGCCGAGCTGGGCGCGGGTCCCGTCGCGCTGGCCCGCGCCCAGCGCTCCCACACGGCCCGGGTCCTCCTCCAGACCACGCCGCTGCCGGTCACCGAGATCGCCTTCGCCGCCGGATTCGCCAGCGTGCGGCAGTTCAACGACACCATCCGGCAGATCTACGCCCGCACCCCCAGCGCCCTGCGCGCCGAAGCTGGTACGGGGCTCGGCGGCGGACGGCGTGAGGGGCTGCGGGCCGGGATTCCGCTGCGGCTCGCCCACCGGGGCCCGTACGCCACCGCCGCCCTGTTCGACCTGCTGGCCGCCGAGGCGGTCGCCCGGATCGAGGAGGTGGCGGGGGCGCCGGGCTCCCGCACCTACCGGCGCACCCTGCGGCTCCCGTACGGCTCCGGGCTCGTCGCGGTCGACGAGGCGTCGCCCGGCGGTCCCTGGCTGGAGGCCCGGATCCAGCTCACCGACCTGCGTGACCTGACCACCGCCGTCCAGCGGGTGCGCCGCCTCTTCGACCTGGACGCCGACCCGTACGCCGTGGACGAGGCACTGGCCGCCGACCCCCGGCTCGCCCCGCTGGTCGCCGCCCGCCCCGGGCTGCGCTCACCGGGCGCGGCCGACCCGGAGGAGGCGGCCGTGCGGATCCTGGCCGGGCAGACGGAGGCCGGGACGCTGGTCGAGCGGTACGGGAAGGCGCTGGACGTCCCCTGCGGGGGGCTCACCCACCTGTTCCCCGAGCCGGACGTGCTCGCCGGTTCCGCCGATGCCCCGGAAGTGCGGGCCCTGGCCACCGCACTCGCCGACGGCCGGCTGCGGCTGGACGCCGGGGCCGACCGGGACGAGGCGGAGCGCGCGCTGCTGGCGCTGCCCGGGATCGGCCGGTCCACGGCCGCCCTGATCCGGATACGGGCGCTCGGCGACCCCGACGTGGACCCGTACGGAACACCGGGAGCGGAGCGGTGGCGGCCCTGGCGCTCCTACGCCGTACGCCATCTGGAGGCGGCGGATGCGGCGGCGCCGAGCTGA
- the rsgA gene encoding ribosome small subunit-dependent GTPase A, whose translation MSFPLSSRSSSAADSSHPLTPYGWDGAWAAAFSPYAEQGLVPGRVVRVDRGRCDVITADGTVRADTAFVVPRDPMRIVCTGDWVALDADGDPRFVRTLLPRRTAFVRSTSSQRSEGQVLATNIDHIAICVSLAVELDLGRVERFLALALSSSEGAALLGDGDGAGQERHPQPIVVLTKADLVPDAVTLSHLVQDIEAIAPGVQVLPVSSTTGEGLDVFGAMVSGGTSVLLGVSGAGKSTLANTLLGQDVMDVQAARDVDGKGRHTTTTRNLLLLPQGGVLIDTPGLRGVGLYDAGTGVGEVFSEIEELAEECRFHDCAHEAEPGCAVLGALEDGTLPARRLESYRKLIRENQRIVAKTDARVRAEILRDWKRKGAEGRAAMQAKRGRLR comes from the coding sequence TTGTCTTTCCCGCTTTCCTCCCGTTCCTCCTCCGCTGCCGACTCCTCGCACCCGCTGACTCCGTACGGCTGGGACGGGGCATGGGCCGCAGCCTTCTCCCCGTACGCCGAGCAGGGGCTCGTGCCGGGCCGGGTCGTGCGTGTGGACCGCGGCCGGTGCGACGTGATCACCGCCGACGGCACGGTCCGCGCCGACACCGCGTTCGTCGTGCCCCGCGACCCGATGCGGATCGTCTGCACCGGTGACTGGGTGGCGCTCGACGCCGACGGCGACCCGCGCTTCGTCCGTACGCTGCTGCCGCGCCGTACCGCCTTCGTCCGCTCGACCTCCTCGCAGCGGTCCGAGGGCCAGGTGCTCGCCACCAACATCGACCACATCGCCATCTGCGTCTCGCTCGCCGTCGAACTGGACCTCGGGCGGGTCGAGCGGTTCCTCGCGCTCGCCCTCTCCAGCTCCGAGGGCGCCGCCCTGCTCGGCGACGGCGACGGCGCCGGCCAGGAGCGGCACCCCCAGCCGATCGTGGTCCTGACCAAGGCCGACCTGGTGCCCGACGCGGTCACCCTGTCCCACCTCGTCCAGGACATCGAGGCCATCGCGCCCGGCGTGCAGGTGCTGCCCGTCAGCTCCACCACCGGCGAGGGGCTCGACGTCTTCGGCGCCATGGTCTCCGGCGGTACGAGCGTGCTGCTCGGCGTTTCCGGAGCGGGCAAGTCGACCCTGGCCAACACCCTGCTCGGTCAGGACGTGATGGACGTACAGGCGGCCCGTGACGTCGACGGCAAGGGCCGGCACACCACCACGACCCGCAACCTCCTGCTCCTCCCGCAGGGAGGCGTCCTCATCGACACCCCCGGGCTGCGCGGCGTCGGCCTCTACGACGCCGGGACCGGGGTCGGCGAGGTGTTCTCCGAGATCGAGGAACTCGCCGAGGAGTGCCGGTTCCACGACTGCGCCCACGAGGCCGAGCCCGGGTGCGCCGTCCTCGGCGCCCTGGAGGACGGAACCCTGCCCGCGCGGCGACTGGAGAGCTACCGCAAGCTGATCCGCGAGAACCAGCGGATCGTGGCCAAGACCGACGCCCGGGTGCGCGCCGAGATCCTGCGGGACTGGAAGCGCAAGGGCGCGGAGGGGCGCGCGGCCATGCAGGCCAAGCGCGGCCGGCTCCGGTAG
- a CDS encoding DUF5949 family protein, giving the protein MTTPQAPTGMFTPAHLGTQILIGWSGRQPDADQDTAFLLAYSLGDGQDGPVVGREAMHAALERAGLHVGGPIQDAAESPGIQAKLLVQAGQAVLTLPHLSAQYPAPPEWLAAAEEQGQVYGMFATTPWPEAVPGQPVTEDQLRAFAADEEVVRTAAHCLLPVRSLG; this is encoded by the coding sequence ATGACCACACCCCAGGCCCCCACCGGCATGTTCACCCCGGCCCACTTGGGCACCCAGATCCTGATCGGCTGGAGCGGCCGGCAGCCCGACGCGGACCAGGACACCGCCTTTCTCCTCGCGTACTCACTGGGCGACGGGCAGGACGGCCCGGTCGTCGGCCGCGAGGCCATGCACGCCGCACTGGAGCGCGCGGGTCTCCACGTCGGCGGCCCGATCCAGGACGCCGCCGAGAGCCCCGGCATCCAGGCGAAGCTTCTCGTCCAGGCGGGCCAGGCCGTCCTGACCCTGCCTCACCTCAGCGCGCAGTACCCGGCTCCCCCGGAGTGGCTGGCCGCGGCCGAGGAGCAGGGCCAGGTGTACGGGATGTTCGCCACGACCCCGTGGCCGGAGGCCGTTCCCGGGCAGCCGGTCACCGAGGACCAGTTGCGGGCGTTCGCGGCCGACGAGGAGGTCGTCCGCACCGCCGCCCACTGCCTGCTCCCGGTCCGTTCGCTGGGCTGA
- a CDS encoding DUF456 domain-containing protein, which yields MSVWQLVAVGLVMLLGLVGVLLPGVPGQAIVWAAVLWWALTDMTPAAWGVLIGATGLMLLNQALKPLLPPRRPGESGAPRRTLMIGGIAGIAGFFVVPVVGGVLGYVGAIFGTERLRLGSRGAAWTSVRSVMRATGYAVLVELFCCLLVAGAWLGAVLWG from the coding sequence ATGAGTGTGTGGCAGCTCGTCGCCGTGGGCCTGGTCATGCTGCTGGGTCTGGTCGGCGTCCTGCTGCCGGGGGTGCCGGGGCAGGCGATCGTCTGGGCGGCGGTGCTGTGGTGGGCACTGACGGACATGACGCCGGCCGCCTGGGGCGTCCTGATCGGCGCGACGGGGCTGATGCTGCTGAACCAGGCGCTCAAACCGCTGCTGCCGCCGCGCCGCCCGGGTGAGTCGGGGGCGCCGCGGCGGACCCTGATGATCGGCGGGATCGCGGGGATCGCCGGATTCTTCGTGGTGCCCGTGGTGGGCGGGGTCCTGGGGTACGTGGGGGCCATCTTCGGGACGGAGCGGCTGCGCCTGGGCAGCCGGGGCGCGGCCTGGACGTCGGTGCGCTCGGTGATGCGGGCGACGGGCTACGCGGTGCTGGTGGAACTGTTCTGCTGCCTGCTGGTGGCGGGCGCCTGGCTGGGCGCGGTGCTCTGGGGCTGA